One part of the Roseomonas gilardii genome encodes these proteins:
- a CDS encoding YdcF family protein, protein MRPDGSPSQTLRRRVEAALAHGRRRHPPPLYVPTGAKGRHGPSEASVMARLLREGGVPPADILEEPTGTDTLSSARAVAGLLRDWHGPVLVASSGYHIPRCVLLLRLLGLPARPGPAARAAPGFQDWRWRLREAPAIPYDAALALWHRRAGRGPAPAA, encoded by the coding sequence GTGCGGCCCGATGGTTCTCCGAGCCAGACCCTGCGGCGACGGGTGGAGGCGGCGCTGGCGCATGGCCGCCGCCGGCATCCCCCGCCGCTCTATGTGCCGACCGGGGCGAAGGGCCGGCATGGGCCGAGCGAGGCGAGCGTGATGGCCCGCCTGCTCCGCGAGGGCGGGGTGCCGCCCGCTGACATTCTGGAGGAGCCGACCGGCACGGACACGCTGTCCTCCGCCCGCGCCGTCGCGGGCTTGTTGCGGGACTGGCATGGCCCGGTGCTGGTGGCCTCCTCGGGGTATCACATTCCCCGCTGCGTGCTGCTGCTGCGCCTGCTGGGCCTCCCGGCCCGCCCTGGCCCCGCGGCCCGCGCGGCACCCGGCTTCCAGGACTGGCGCTGGCGCTTGCGGGAGGCTCCGGCCATTCCCTATGACGCCGCCCTGGCGCTCTGGCACCGCCGCGCCGGGCGCGGACCGGCCCCGGCGGCCTGA
- a CDS encoding aspartate/glutamate racemase family protein has protein sequence MVERVLGILGGMGPLAGAQFLLRLTLLTPAARDQDHVPAVLWSDPRVPDRTAARLHGGEDPLPALLRGIRGLEAAGCGAIAIPCNTAHGWYEPMRAATSLPILHIVDAAAEDLRRQGLAGARVGLMATAGTLAMRLYQERFDALGHAVITPDEAQMHDKVGPGIALVKANRVAEAYAPLAEVARSLIARGAEAVVLGCTEIPLGIQAGPVLPFPVVDTIDALARVSIGWAKGQAG, from the coding sequence ATGGTGGAACGGGTGCTGGGAATCCTGGGCGGCATGGGCCCCCTGGCCGGGGCGCAGTTCCTGTTGCGGCTGACGCTGCTGACGCCGGCGGCGCGGGACCAGGACCATGTTCCCGCCGTGCTGTGGTCCGACCCCCGCGTGCCCGACCGCACCGCGGCACGCCTGCATGGCGGGGAGGACCCGCTGCCCGCGCTGCTGCGCGGCATCCGTGGGCTGGAGGCGGCGGGCTGCGGCGCGATCGCCATTCCCTGCAATACCGCCCATGGCTGGTACGAGCCGATGCGGGCGGCCACGTCGCTGCCGATCCTCCATATCGTCGATGCCGCGGCCGAGGATCTCCGGCGCCAGGGCCTGGCCGGTGCCAGGGTCGGGCTGATGGCCACGGCGGGCACCCTGGCGATGCGGCTGTACCAGGAGCGCTTCGACGCCCTGGGCCATGCGGTGATCACACCGGACGAGGCGCAGATGCACGACAAGGTCGGGCCGGGCATCGCGCTGGTGAAGGCAAACCGCGTGGCGGAAGCCTATGCACCTCTGGCGGAAGTGGCGCGGAGCCTGATCGCGCGGGGCGCGGAGGCGGTGGTGCTGGGCTGCACGGAGATCCCGCTCGGCATCCAGGCCGGGCCGGTCCTGCCCTTCCCGGTGGTGGATACGATCGACGCGCTGGCCCGCGTCTCGATCGGATGGGCCAAGGGGCAGGCCGGATAG
- a CDS encoding tartrate dehydrogenase, translated as MAEPRKHRIAVIPGDGIGRETVPEGLRVLEAAGRRFGFSLECKEYDWSCDRYLHTGAMMPEDGLEQLRESDSVFLGAVGWPGVPDHVSLWGLLIPMRRGFDQYANVRPCRLMPGVRTPLAGRGPADIDFVVVRENTEGEYSSSGGRMFPGTEREFVMQDSVFTRTGVDRIIRYAFDLARTRKRRKVTSATKSNGITFTMPFWDERFAAMAAQYPEVQTDQYHIDILCAHFVQHPDWFDVVVGSNLFGDILSDLGPAVAGSIGIAPSANINPEKLHPSMFEPVHGSAPDIAGKGICNPIGQIWSGAMMLEHLGEAEAAKAITDAIEKLLAEGGPRTRDMGGQAGTEDLGKALAALVGGA; from the coding sequence ATGGCCGAGCCGCGCAAGCACCGTATCGCCGTGATCCCGGGCGACGGAATCGGGCGTGAGACCGTGCCGGAAGGGCTCCGGGTGCTGGAAGCGGCGGGGCGCCGCTTCGGTTTCTCCCTGGAGTGCAAGGAGTACGACTGGTCCTGCGACCGCTACCTGCACACCGGGGCGATGATGCCGGAGGACGGGCTGGAACAGCTCCGCGAATCCGACTCCGTCTTCCTGGGCGCGGTGGGCTGGCCGGGCGTGCCGGACCATGTCTCGCTCTGGGGCCTGCTGATCCCGATGCGCCGCGGCTTCGACCAGTATGCCAATGTGCGCCCCTGCCGGCTGATGCCGGGCGTGCGCACGCCGCTGGCCGGGCGTGGCCCCGCCGATATCGACTTCGTGGTGGTGCGCGAGAACACCGAGGGCGAGTACAGCAGCAGCGGCGGCCGCATGTTCCCCGGCACCGAGCGGGAATTCGTGATGCAGGACAGCGTCTTCACCCGCACCGGGGTGGACCGCATCATCCGCTATGCCTTCGACCTCGCGCGCACGCGCAAGCGGCGTAAGGTGACCTCGGCCACCAAGTCCAACGGCATCACCTTCACCATGCCCTTCTGGGACGAGCGCTTCGCCGCCATGGCGGCGCAGTATCCGGAGGTGCAGACGGACCAGTACCATATCGACATCCTCTGCGCCCATTTCGTGCAGCATCCGGACTGGTTCGACGTGGTGGTGGGCTCCAACCTGTTCGGCGACATCCTTTCCGACCTCGGCCCGGCCGTGGCGGGCTCCATCGGCATCGCGCCCTCGGCCAACATCAACCCGGAGAAGCTGCACCCCTCGATGTTCGAGCCGGTGCACGGCTCCGCGCCCGACATCGCCGGCAAGGGCATCTGCAACCCGATCGGCCAGATCTGGTCCGGGGCCATGATGCTGGAGCATCTGGGGGAGGCGGAGGCCGCGAAGGCCATCACCGACGCCATCGAGAAGCTGCTGGCCGAGGGCGGCCCGCGCACCCGCGACATGGGCGGGCAGGCCGGCACGGAGGATCTGGGCAAGGCGCTGGCGGCGCTGGTCGGCGGCGCCTAG
- a CDS encoding NAD(P)/FAD-dependent oxidoreductase, with the protein MAVSQGGARGTAVEPHRIVVVGGGAAGLDLSIRLASRRRRPVPYSVTLVDRSGSYVWKPRLHEVAAGTLDTAQEQVSYLAHARRHGFTYWPGLLRGLDRARRRLTLGTLQGPDGEDTVTTRLTYDTLVFAVGSHADDFGTPGAQEHCRFIDSRDQAEAFTVAMREEIIRTLADRPDKSLSIAIVGAGATGTELAGEINHALDLAAGYGLPGLRQRIHITLIEAAPRILPALPERVSAAAARVLGEIGVEVLTGDPVASVDDGGLTLKSGRRIDAALRVWAAGIRAPSVLRRMDGLEVDRADRLVVRPTLQTSRDPAIFALGDCSSLVPEGGQRPLAATAQVAHQEARHLAAHLPDFLAGRELPPFRYKERGSLVSLGGYDAFGSLGRLGVLPGGFIEGRFAQFSYNMLYRQYQYVVHGRRVPLIWASELLQRLAKPRLRLD; encoded by the coding sequence ATGGCAGTCAGTCAGGGCGGCGCGCGGGGCACGGCGGTGGAACCGCACCGCATCGTGGTGGTGGGTGGCGGCGCGGCGGGGCTGGACCTGTCCATCCGCCTGGCGAGCCGCCGGCGCCGGCCCGTCCCCTATTCCGTCACCCTGGTGGACCGCAGCGGCAGCTATGTCTGGAAGCCCAGGCTTCACGAGGTCGCGGCCGGCACGCTCGACACGGCGCAGGAACAGGTCTCCTACCTCGCCCATGCGCGGCGGCACGGCTTCACCTACTGGCCGGGCCTGCTGCGCGGGCTGGACCGGGCACGGCGGCGGCTGACGCTGGGCACGCTGCAGGGGCCGGACGGGGAGGACACCGTCACCACCCGCCTGACCTATGACACGCTCGTCTTCGCGGTCGGCAGCCATGCCGACGACTTCGGCACGCCCGGCGCCCAGGAGCACTGCCGCTTCATCGACAGCCGCGACCAGGCGGAAGCCTTCACCGTCGCGATGCGCGAGGAGATTATCCGGACGCTCGCCGACCGTCCGGACAAGTCGCTTTCCATCGCCATCGTCGGGGCCGGCGCCACCGGCACCGAGCTGGCCGGGGAGATCAACCACGCGCTCGACCTCGCCGCCGGCTATGGCCTGCCGGGGCTGCGGCAGCGCATCCACATCACGCTGATCGAGGCCGCGCCGCGCATCCTGCCCGCCCTGCCGGAGCGCGTTTCCGCCGCCGCGGCCCGGGTGCTGGGCGAGATCGGGGTGGAGGTGCTGACCGGCGACCCGGTCGCCTCGGTCGATGACGGGGGCCTGACGCTGAAGAGCGGACGGCGGATCGATGCCGCGCTGCGGGTCTGGGCCGCCGGCATCCGCGCGCCCTCGGTGCTGCGGCGGATGGACGGGCTGGAGGTGGACCGGGCGGACCGCCTCGTCGTGCGGCCCACGCTGCAGACCTCGCGCGATCCGGCGATCTTCGCGCTGGGCGATTGCAGCTCCCTGGTGCCGGAGGGTGGCCAGCGCCCCCTCGCCGCCACGGCCCAGGTGGCGCACCAGGAGGCCCGGCACCTCGCCGCGCATCTGCCGGATTTCCTGGCGGGGCGGGAGTTGCCGCCCTTCCGCTACAAGGAACGCGGCTCCCTGGTCTCGCTGGGGGGCTACGACGCCTTCGGCAGCCTGGGGCGGCTCGGCGTGCTGCCCGGCGGCTTCATCGAAGGGCGCTTCGCCCAGTTCAGCTACAACATGCTCTACCGCCAGTACCAGTATGTGGTGCATGGCCGCCGCGTTCCGCTGATCTGGGCCTCGGAGTTGCTGCAAAGGCTCGCCAAGCCCCGGCTGCGACTGGACTGA
- a CDS encoding ankyrin repeat domain-containing protein produces MSDSSPTLRPQPDEETIAFAGRVFQLARDGGAEQMRSLLAQGLPPNLRNDKGDTLLMLAAYHLRTDTVRALLEGGANPEIANDRGQTPLGAACFKGGEEIVRLLLEHGARIEGHGGDGRTALMMAAMFNRTGLVRLLLERGASREARDARGMTALDAARAMNAPDTAALLAEG; encoded by the coding sequence ATGTCGGATTCGAGCCCCACGCTGCGGCCGCAGCCGGATGAGGAAACCATCGCCTTCGCCGGGCGCGTCTTCCAACTGGCGCGCGATGGCGGCGCGGAACAGATGCGTTCCCTGCTGGCGCAGGGGTTGCCGCCCAACCTGCGCAACGACAAGGGCGACACGCTGCTGATGCTGGCGGCCTATCACCTGCGGACGGACACGGTGCGCGCCCTGCTGGAGGGCGGAGCCAACCCGGAGATCGCCAACGACCGGGGCCAGACGCCGCTGGGCGCCGCCTGCTTCAAGGGCGGCGAGGAGATCGTGCGGCTGCTGCTGGAACACGGGGCACGGATCGAGGGGCATGGCGGCGACGGCCGCACGGCCCTGATGATGGCGGCCATGTTCAACCGCACCGGGCTGGTGCGGCTGCTGCTGGAACGGGGTGCCAGCCGCGAGGCGCGGGATGCCCGTGGGATGACCGCGCTGGACGCCGCCCGCGCGATGAACGCGCCCGACACGGCGGCCCTGCTGGCGGAAGGCTGA
- a CDS encoding Bug family tripartite tricarboxylate transporter substrate binding protein — MSIRRRTLLHTPLLAVPFVTLRRAGAQTADFPSHAVRVIVPYTPGGSADIAARLLAEPLAKQWGQPVVVENRAGANGIIGTDVVAKAPPDGHTLAMISVNHAVNVPLYTTPFDTLKDLTALTVVYSVPLLLVAAPDFPASTPQQLAELARRKEGSISFAGTGGAVHLAAEMFAARAGAKMTHVPYRGSTAAHPDLMAGRVDVMFDPLPSVLGHVQAGKLKVLATTSAQRLPGLPDVPTVAESGFPGFEAATWGALIGPARIPAPVAQRIAADAAAQLQVPAVRERFGTLGATIVGSNPEEAQRFVAAEVAKWSEVAKSAGIEKQ; from the coding sequence ATGTCCATCCGTCGCCGCACCCTGCTGCACACGCCGCTGCTGGCCGTGCCTTTCGTGACGCTTCGCCGGGCGGGCGCGCAGACCGCGGACTTTCCGTCCCATGCCGTGCGGGTGATCGTGCCCTATACCCCCGGCGGCTCCGCCGATATCGCCGCGCGGCTGTTGGCGGAACCGCTGGCGAAGCAATGGGGCCAGCCTGTGGTGGTGGAGAACCGTGCCGGGGCCAACGGGATCATCGGCACGGATGTCGTCGCGAAGGCGCCGCCGGATGGGCACACGCTGGCGATGATCTCGGTGAACCACGCGGTCAACGTCCCGCTCTACACCACGCCCTTCGACACGCTGAAGGACCTGACCGCGCTGACCGTGGTCTACAGCGTGCCGCTGCTGCTGGTCGCCGCGCCCGACTTCCCCGCCAGCACCCCGCAGCAACTGGCCGAGCTGGCGCGGCGCAAGGAAGGGAGCATCAGCTTCGCCGGCACCGGTGGCGCGGTGCATCTGGCGGCGGAGATGTTCGCCGCGCGGGCCGGGGCGAAGATGACGCATGTGCCCTATCGCGGCTCCACCGCCGCGCATCCGGACCTGATGGCGGGCCGGGTGGACGTGATGTTCGACCCGCTGCCCTCCGTGCTCGGCCATGTGCAGGCGGGCAAGCTGAAGGTCCTGGCCACGACCTCCGCGCAGCGCCTGCCCGGCCTGCCCGACGTGCCCACCGTGGCGGAAAGCGGCTTCCCGGGCTTCGAGGCCGCGACCTGGGGCGCGCTCATCGGCCCGGCGCGCATCCCGGCCCCGGTGGCGCAGCGGATCGCGGCCGATGCCGCCGCGCAGTTGCAGGTGCCGGCGGTGCGGGAGCGGTTCGGCACGCTCGGCGCCACGATCGTCGGCAGCAACCCGGAGGAGGCGCAGCGCTTCGTCGCGGCGGAGGTGGCCAAGTGGAGCGAGGTGGCGAAGAGCGCCGGGATCGAGAAGCAGTAG
- a CDS encoding mitochondrial fission ELM1 family protein, protein MTDRRAGARIWVLADPRAGTAAQALGIAERLEERLGEPFRSIPLAWSPLARIPWPWPTLAGLTPPVRAELRQGAPALVISAGRRSAPAALWLGRRGARTVHCMRPGFGIWDFGIGGFDRLVLGQHDLAGKTPPLPPNILPVLGATHRLSPARLAAARAEWAALAELPRPRTALLIGGPIRGEGMDPAAAGELAARVAAGSGSVMATTSRRTGEAAAEAVARHLGGSPGRLFRWGDAGPNPFAGFLAWADAVVVTGDSVSMLSEALAVAAPVFVAMPGLDPSAAPRHAALHRSLYEAGQARPFDAFPEPFARAPLDESGRVAAEILAAGLLPAGARPVAGGIPAG, encoded by the coding sequence ATGACCGATCGCAGGGCGGGGGCCCGCATCTGGGTGCTGGCCGACCCCCGCGCCGGCACGGCCGCCCAGGCCCTGGGCATCGCGGAGCGGCTGGAAGAGCGACTAGGCGAGCCCTTCCGCAGCATCCCGCTCGCCTGGAGCCCGCTGGCGCGCATCCCCTGGCCCTGGCCGACCCTGGCCGGGCTCACGCCGCCGGTGCGGGCGGAACTGCGCCAGGGCGCGCCGGCACTGGTGATCTCCGCCGGGCGCCGCTCCGCCCCGGCGGCGCTCTGGCTCGGGCGGCGCGGGGCGCGGACGGTCCATTGCATGCGCCCGGGCTTCGGTATCTGGGACTTCGGTATCGGGGGTTTCGACCGTCTGGTGCTGGGGCAGCACGACCTCGCCGGGAAGACGCCGCCATTGCCGCCCAACATCCTGCCGGTCCTGGGCGCCACGCACCGCCTCTCGCCGGCACGGCTGGCTGCGGCGCGGGCGGAATGGGCGGCGCTGGCGGAACTGCCCCGGCCCCGGACCGCGCTGCTGATCGGCGGCCCCATCCGGGGGGAGGGGATGGACCCCGCCGCCGCCGGGGAGCTCGCCGCACGCGTCGCCGCCGGGTCCGGCAGCGTCATGGCGACCACCAGCCGGCGCACGGGGGAGGCCGCCGCCGAGGCCGTGGCGCGGCATCTGGGCGGAAGCCCGGGACGGCTCTTCCGCTGGGGCGATGCCGGGCCGAACCCCTTCGCGGGCTTCCTGGCCTGGGCGGATGCGGTGGTGGTGACGGGCGACAGCGTCTCCATGCTGTCCGAGGCCCTGGCCGTCGCCGCACCGGTCTTCGTGGCCATGCCGGGCCTCGATCCCTCGGCGGCGCCGCGCCACGCGGCCCTGCACCGCAGTCTCTACGAGGCAGGGCAGGCGCGCCCCTTCGATGCCTTCCCCGAACCCTTCGCCCGCGCCCCGCTGGACGAGAGCGGCCGGGTGGCGGCGGAGATCCTGGCGGCGGGCCTGCTGCCGGCGGGCGCGCGGCCCGTGGCCGGCGGCATCCCGGCGGGCTGA
- a CDS encoding orotate phosphoribosyltransferase: protein MTARHASDWDRDAALTTARILLEIKAVNFRPEEPYTFTSGWKSPVYIDCRRIIYFPRARQKICELAVEKIGRHIGYETIEAVVGGETAGIPYAAWIADRMMAPMAYVRKKPKGFGRNAQIEGDVPEGKRTLLVEDLTTDGGSKIRFTQALRDAGAICDHTFVVFFYGVFPGAFDTMKEMNLSLHHLATWWDVLEVCRERPYFEESALREVRKFLEDPVSWSGAHGGVSSAEEAKALMKAKTAG, encoded by the coding sequence ATGACTGCCCGACACGCCTCTGACTGGGACCGCGATGCCGCGCTGACCACCGCGCGCATCCTCTTGGAGATCAAGGCGGTCAACTTCCGGCCCGAGGAGCCTTACACCTTCACCTCCGGCTGGAAGAGCCCCGTCTATATCGATTGCCGCCGCATCATCTACTTCCCCCGCGCCCGCCAGAAGATCTGCGAGCTGGCGGTGGAGAAGATCGGCCGCCACATCGGCTACGAGACCATCGAGGCCGTGGTGGGCGGCGAGACCGCCGGCATTCCCTATGCCGCCTGGATCGCCGACCGGATGATGGCGCCCATGGCCTATGTGCGGAAGAAGCCCAAGGGCTTCGGCCGCAACGCCCAGATCGAGGGCGACGTGCCCGAGGGCAAGCGGACGCTGCTGGTCGAGGATCTGACCACGGATGGCGGCTCCAAGATCCGCTTCACCCAGGCGCTGCGCGACGCGGGCGCGATCTGCGACCACACCTTCGTCGTCTTCTTCTACGGCGTCTTCCCCGGCGCCTTCGACACGATGAAGGAGATGAACCTCAGCCTGCACCACCTCGCCACCTGGTGGGACGTGCTGGAGGTCTGCCGCGAGCGCCCCTATTTCGAGGAAAGCGCGCTGCGCGAGGTCCGCAAGTTCCTGGAGGACCCGGTGAGCTGGTCCGGCGCGCATGGCGGCGTGAGCAGCGCCGAGGAAGCCAAGGCGCTGATGAAGGCCAAGACCGCGGGCTGA
- a CDS encoding peptide ABC transporter substrate-binding protein: MGQDHAEPPTRPAALRAGRRSLLRASLFSPALAPWLALAGRARAQGARDSLTIGITQYPSTLHPNIESMMAKAYALGFAHRPLTAYGPDWKLQALGCETLPSLENGLAAMETTPGGKPGMRVTWRLREGWRWGDGTPVTAEDFRFAWEAGRSFETGFGGAEFYRSAYEFLSPDPRTVTLRLDKPSFDYASAGGFVPLPAHLERARWEADKRNYRSRTLYDTESTNPGLWCGPYRVNAVQPGSGLTLERNEHWDGPAPAPAFRRIVLRAVENTAALEAQLLAGQIDMVPGEMGFPLEQALALEKRAGDRFRLFTRPGLVWEHIDLRLDNPALADRRVRQALLCGMDRARIAQTLYGGRQPLARSGVHPDDPMYSPDTPDWPFDPKRAQALLDEAGWRPGPGGIRVHAGGERLSLEFNTTAGNRAREQVQQIIQGMWKAIGAEARIRNEPPRVLFGETLSQRRFTGAALFAWVSSPENVPRSTLHSDEIPTAERNWSGQNYPGFRNAETDALLEALPQELDPAKRRPLWARLQAITATELPALPLWHRAEAHVWPLWLSGVQPTGHLNPSSLWVTDWKSG, encoded by the coding sequence TTGGGTCAGGACCACGCAGAGCCACCGACACGCCCCGCCGCCCTCCGCGCGGGCCGCCGTTCCCTTCTGCGCGCCTCGCTGTTCTCGCCGGCCCTCGCCCCCTGGCTTGCCCTGGCCGGGCGGGCCCGGGCGCAGGGGGCGCGCGACAGCCTGACCATCGGCATCACCCAGTACCCCTCCACCCTGCACCCGAACATCGAGAGCATGATGGCCAAGGCCTATGCGCTCGGCTTCGCGCACCGGCCGCTCACCGCCTATGGGCCGGACTGGAAGCTCCAGGCCCTGGGCTGCGAGACCCTGCCCAGCCTGGAGAACGGCCTCGCGGCGATGGAGACTACGCCCGGGGGCAAGCCCGGGATGCGCGTCACCTGGCGGTTGCGGGAGGGCTGGCGCTGGGGCGATGGCACGCCCGTCACGGCGGAGGATTTCCGCTTCGCCTGGGAGGCCGGGCGCAGCTTCGAGACGGGCTTCGGTGGGGCCGAGTTCTACCGCAGCGCCTATGAGTTCCTGTCTCCCGACCCGCGCACCGTGACGCTGCGCCTGGACAAGCCGTCCTTCGACTATGCCTCGGCCGGGGGGTTCGTGCCGCTGCCCGCCCATCTCGAACGGGCGCGCTGGGAGGCCGACAAGCGCAACTACCGCTCCCGCACCCTCTACGACACCGAAAGCACGAATCCCGGCCTCTGGTGCGGCCCCTACCGCGTCAATGCCGTGCAGCCGGGCAGCGGCCTGACGCTGGAGCGCAACGAGCACTGGGACGGCCCCGCCCCCGCCCCCGCCTTCCGGCGGATCGTGCTGCGCGCGGTCGAGAACACCGCCGCGCTGGAGGCCCAGCTCCTGGCCGGGCAGATCGACATGGTGCCGGGGGAGATGGGCTTCCCGCTGGAACAGGCCCTGGCGCTGGAGAAGCGCGCCGGGGACCGCTTCCGGCTCTTCACCCGCCCCGGCCTGGTCTGGGAGCATATCGACCTGCGGCTCGACAACCCGGCGCTGGCGGACCGGCGGGTGCGGCAGGCCCTGCTCTGCGGCATGGACCGGGCCCGCATCGCGCAGACCCTCTATGGCGGGAGGCAACCCCTGGCGCGCAGCGGCGTGCATCCGGACGATCCGATGTACAGCCCCGACACGCCCGACTGGCCCTTCGACCCGAAGCGTGCCCAGGCGCTGCTGGATGAGGCGGGCTGGCGGCCCGGACCCGGCGGCATCCGCGTCCATGCGGGGGGCGAGCGGCTGAGCCTGGAGTTCAACACCACCGCCGGCAACCGCGCGCGGGAGCAGGTGCAGCAGATCATCCAGGGCATGTGGAAGGCGATCGGCGCCGAGGCCCGCATCCGCAACGAGCCGCCGCGCGTGCTGTTCGGCGAGACCCTGTCGCAGCGCCGCTTCACCGGCGCCGCGCTCTTCGCCTGGGTCAGCAGCCCGGAAAACGTGCCCCGCAGCACGCTGCATTCCGACGAGATCCCCACCGCCGAGCGGAACTGGTCGGGGCAGAACTATCCGGGTTTCCGGAATGCGGAGACGGACGCGCTGCTGGAGGCGCTGCCGCAGGAGCTGGACCCCGCGAAGCGCCGGCCGCTCTGGGCGCGGCTGCAGGCCATCACCGCCACGGAACTGCCCGCCCTGCCGCTCTGGCACCGCGCCGAGGCGCATGTCTGGCCGCTCTGGCTCTCGGGGGTGCAGCCGACCGGGCACCTGAACCCGTCCTCGCTCTGGGTCACCGACTGGAAGAGCGGCTGA
- a CDS encoding ABC transporter permease, translated as MLRLIGWRLPQMALSLALLSLLAWLAIGLMPGDPVSLAALNDPHLTAADVARLRALHGLDQPLLLRWWAWAQAVLRGEFGYSRLYARPAAQILLPALRATLELLGAALLLSAGLGVAMGVLAALRPRLAPAVEAVAILGQSVPVFWFAILAILLFAVRLGWLPAGGTAEAGWPAEWRFLLLPVVTLAFHGLAAYARHTAAAMRGVLGQNFILAARARGAGGARIAWTHAFPNAAIPVLAIAAVDVGALVSGALVTETVFARPGMGKLLYDAVMGNDYNLALLALLLVALVTMLATLGADLLQQALDPRLRGEEPR; from the coding sequence GTGCTGCGGCTGATCGGCTGGCGCCTGCCGCAGATGGCGCTGTCGCTGGCGTTGCTTTCCCTGCTCGCCTGGCTGGCGATCGGGCTGATGCCGGGCGATCCGGTCTCGCTCGCCGCGCTGAACGACCCGCACCTCACCGCCGCGGACGTGGCGCGGCTGCGGGCGCTGCACGGGCTCGACCAGCCGCTGCTGCTGCGCTGGTGGGCCTGGGCGCAAGCGGTGCTACGGGGCGAGTTCGGCTATTCCCGGCTCTATGCCCGTCCGGCGGCGCAGATCCTGCTGCCGGCCCTGCGCGCGACGCTGGAGCTGCTCGGCGCCGCGCTGCTGCTTTCGGCCGGGCTCGGCGTGGCCATGGGGGTGCTGGCGGCGCTGCGCCCGCGCCTCGCCCCGGCGGTCGAGGCGGTGGCGATCCTCGGCCAGTCCGTGCCGGTCTTCTGGTTCGCCATCCTGGCCATCCTGCTCTTCGCGGTGCGGCTGGGCTGGCTGCCGGCGGGCGGCACGGCGGAGGCGGGCTGGCCGGCGGAATGGCGCTTCCTGCTGCTGCCGGTGGTGACGCTGGCCTTCCATGGCCTTGCCGCCTATGCGCGGCACACGGCGGCGGCGATGCGCGGCGTGCTGGGGCAGAACTTCATCCTCGCGGCGCGGGCGCGCGGGGCAGGCGGGGCGCGCATCGCCTGGACCCATGCCTTCCCCAATGCCGCCATCCCCGTGCTCGCCATCGCGGCGGTGGATGTCGGGGCGCTGGTCTCCGGCGCGCTGGTGACGGAGACGGTCTTCGCCCGGCCCGGCATGGGGAAGCTGCTCTACGACGCGGTGATGGGCAACGACTACAACCTCGCCCTTCTCGCCCTGCTGCTGGTGGCGCTGGTGACCATGCTGGCGACGCTGGGGGCCGACCTGCTGCAACAGGCGCTGGACCCGCGCCTGCGCGGGGAGGAGCCGCGATGA
- a CDS encoding ABC transporter permease encodes MIRFRLGLALLAALLLLALLAGAIGHALGLDPEAQDLLARFAPPSADHPLGTDELGRDLLARLLAGARVSLAAGLATALLATALGTGIGLLAAWRGGWLDALLMRLADGLLALPALPLLVLLAAMDTSAIGLPRGETAADVTRIVLILSAFGWVGVARLVRAAARSVLARDWVRAARALGAGEARVLFRHVLPSLAPSIAVAASLTAAGAILAESTLSFLGLGIQPPAPSWGNMLANAQDLVLSAPEVAIWPGLAIMLAVAGCTLLADGVRRR; translated from the coding sequence ATGATCCGCTTCCGCCTGGGCCTCGCGCTGCTCGCGGCATTGCTCCTGCTGGCCCTGCTCGCCGGGGCGATCGGCCATGCCCTAGGCCTCGATCCGGAGGCGCAGGATCTCCTCGCCCGCTTCGCGCCGCCCTCCGCGGACCACCCGCTCGGCACCGACGAGCTGGGGCGCGACCTGCTGGCGCGCCTGCTGGCCGGGGCGCGGGTCTCGCTGGCCGCCGGACTGGCCACGGCCCTGCTCGCCACGGCGCTGGGCACGGGGATCGGCCTGCTGGCCGCCTGGCGCGGCGGCTGGCTGGACGCGCTGCTGATGCGCCTCGCCGACGGGCTGCTGGCCCTGCCGGCCCTGCCGCTGCTGGTGCTGCTGGCGGCCATGGATACCAGCGCCATCGGCCTGCCGCGCGGCGAGACGGCAGCGGACGTTACGCGGATCGTGCTGATCCTCTCGGCTTTCGGCTGGGTCGGCGTGGCGCGGCTGGTACGGGCCGCCGCGCGCTCCGTCCTGGCGCGGGACTGGGTGCGGGCCGCGCGGGCCCTGGGGGCGGGCGAGGCGCGGGTGCTGTTCCGGCATGTGCTGCCGAGCCTCGCGCCCTCCATCGCCGTGGCGGCCTCGCTCACCGCCGCCGGGGCGATCCTGGCGGAAAGCACCCTCTCCTTCCTGGGCCTCGGCATCCAGCCGCCGGCCCCGTCCTGGGGCAACATGCTGGCCAATGCGCAGGACTTGGTGCTCTCCGCGCCGGAGGTCGCCATCTGGCCGGGCCTCGCGATCATGCTGGCGGTGGCGGGCTGCACCCTGCTGGCGGACGGGGTCCGCCGGCGCTGA